One genomic window of Methanosalsum zhilinae DSM 4017 includes the following:
- a CDS encoding flippase: MVLNRIFARIMSVGEIQRQSIATFVSQIILTFVGFLSTMYFAHTVGSGVLGAYFLFTAYFGIINLVTDGGFGGAAIKRISEGEEQNAYFTAFVVLRTVLTVLIIGLILAFRSYAGLDSQILDWLILALIVALFYSTIYAGIAGRSKMGIAAVGTISQNLSRIFLQVIAVFLGYGLAGLAGGFIAGFIGAALIQFKFFDLNFERFEWRHITSLASFSFWLFLTSAGVILYSHVDVIMIGYFLEESDVGVYQVVFQFTTIAVILAIAIKTTLWPKISRWGKTQDTDSAERALSRALTFSFLMAVPIVAGGALLGERMLYFFYGAGFAWGYTTLVILFCAQLINVFQTFFTMCLGALDRQRDAFHVTAISSGANIIFNLILIPVIGIEGAAIATVVTMALNALLAKRVLSTIIQVKLDTRSILNIFKATAAMSVFVGVYIYLIPVTSVWLTLLPIAVGGMIYGLLILKLDPAIYSDLKDISTRMNLPWPKLL, from the coding sequence ATGGTACTGAACAGGATTTTTGCAAGGATCATGTCAGTTGGCGAGATCCAGAGGCAGAGTATTGCCACTTTTGTAAGCCAGATCATTCTCACATTTGTAGGATTTTTGAGTACCATGTACTTTGCACACACTGTTGGTTCAGGAGTGCTTGGTGCCTATTTCCTGTTCACCGCCTATTTTGGAATCATCAATCTGGTTACAGACGGCGGCTTTGGCGGTGCTGCCATCAAAAGAATCAGTGAGGGAGAGGAGCAAAACGCCTATTTCACGGCTTTTGTTGTTCTCAGGACGGTCCTTACAGTACTGATCATAGGACTGATTCTGGCATTTAGATCATATGCTGGTCTGGACAGCCAGATACTTGACTGGCTGATACTGGCACTGATTGTAGCACTATTTTATTCTACCATTTATGCAGGAATTGCAGGCCGTTCAAAGATGGGCATTGCTGCTGTGGGTACCATCAGCCAGAACCTGTCAAGGATATTTTTACAGGTTATCGCAGTTTTCCTGGGTTACGGACTTGCAGGACTTGCAGGAGGATTTATTGCAGGATTTATTGGTGCTGCACTGATCCAGTTCAAGTTCTTTGACCTCAACTTTGAGAGATTCGAGTGGCGACACATAACAAGCCTTGCATCCTTCTCATTCTGGCTCTTCCTGACCTCGGCAGGAGTGATACTCTATTCCCATGTGGATGTTATCATGATCGGATATTTCCTTGAGGAATCCGATGTGGGAGTCTATCAGGTGGTGTTCCAGTTCACAACTATTGCAGTGATACTGGCAATTGCTATCAAAACAACTCTCTGGCCCAAGATCAGCCGTTGGGGGAAAACCCAAGATACCGATTCAGCAGAACGAGCACTCTCAAGGGCCCTGACCTTCTCATTTCTCATGGCAGTACCGATTGTTGCAGGCGGGGCACTCCTGGGTGAGAGAATGCTCTACTTCTTCTATGGTGCAGGATTTGCGTGGGGATACACCACACTTGTGATACTCTTCTGCGCCCAGCTGATCAATGTCTTCCAGACCTTCTTCACAATGTGTCTGGGAGCCCTGGACCGCCAACGTGACGCATTCCATGTAACTGCCATCTCATCTGGTGCAAACATTATCTTCAACCTTATCCTGATACCGGTAATTGGAATTGAAGGTGCGGCCATTGCAACCGTTGTGACCATGGCACTCAATGCACTGCTGGCAAAACGTGTGCTCTCAACAATAATCCAGGTAAAACTTGATACCCGATCAATCCTGAATATATTCAAGGCCACAGCAGCAATGTCAGTCTTTGTTGGAGTTTACATATACCTGATACCAGTCACAAGCGTCTGGCTCACACTCCTGCCAATCGCCGTAGGAGGCATGATCTACGGACTCCTGATCCTCAAACTGGACCCTGCCATCTACAGCGACCTTAAGGACATCTCAACCAGAATGAACCTGCCTTGGCCTAAGTTACTCTGA
- a CDS encoding mannose-1-phosphate guanylyltransferase/mannose-6-phosphate isomerase gives MKSIILAGGSGTRLWPLSREQYPKQFLKLKDSSLFQDTVERCLEVSGINEIFVVTNEAQKFFVLGQIEEMGYDFPAENLLLEPEGKNTLPAVCYGMKEIVSKFGKSTVGVFSSDHVLDRKSMEIISNVENLASEFLVTFGITPTSPHTGYGYIKPAESHGTGCRVSEFREKPDLEKAQQYINEDCLWNSGIFLMDSDLFFEELAEHSPAVHETFESTNDINEIYSRIPDVSIDYGIMEKSNRVAVVRLEHKWSDLGNFDAIYDESEKDENGNCIYGCDNIMVDSRNNLIHSKSNKLVSLIDVNDMVVMDTPDALLVCPRESSQKVKDVVSTLKSRSDDRTQLHRTVYRPWGSYTILEDSNIHKIKNIMVLPEKKLSLQLHHHRSEHWVVVKGIACVQINHEQVYLRSGESTFIRAGEKHRLSNPGKLPLEIIEVQLGEYVEEDDIVRFDDVYGRN, from the coding sequence ATGAAATCCATAATCCTTGCAGGAGGTTCAGGAACACGTCTCTGGCCATTAAGTCGGGAACAATATCCCAAACAATTCCTGAAACTGAAAGATTCTTCACTATTTCAGGATACTGTCGAAAGATGCCTAGAAGTATCTGGGATCAATGAAATATTTGTGGTAACTAATGAAGCCCAGAAATTTTTTGTTCTTGGCCAAATAGAAGAGATGGGATACGATTTTCCAGCTGAAAATTTATTGCTTGAGCCTGAAGGAAAGAACACATTGCCAGCTGTCTGTTACGGTATGAAGGAAATCGTCAGTAAGTTTGGAAAATCTACTGTTGGAGTATTCTCTTCAGATCATGTACTTGACAGAAAGTCCATGGAGATAATTTCAAATGTAGAGAATCTGGCATCTGAGTTTTTGGTCACATTTGGAATTACGCCTACATCTCCCCATACAGGATATGGATATATCAAACCTGCAGAATCACATGGAACGGGATGCCGGGTTTCAGAGTTCAGGGAAAAACCTGACCTTGAAAAAGCCCAGCAATATATCAATGAAGATTGTCTATGGAACAGCGGAATTTTCCTGATGGACAGTGACCTGTTCTTTGAAGAGCTGGCAGAACATTCTCCGGCAGTTCATGAAACTTTTGAATCAACGAATGATATAAACGAGATCTATTCCAGAATCCCCGACGTCTCCATTGATTATGGAATTATGGAAAAATCCAATCGTGTAGCTGTCGTCAGGCTTGAACATAAATGGAGTGATCTGGGTAATTTTGATGCAATATATGATGAATCTGAAAAGGATGAAAACGGAAACTGCATCTATGGCTGCGATAATATTATGGTAGATTCTAGAAATAACCTGATCCATTCAAAATCCAATAAGCTGGTTTCACTGATCGATGTCAATGATATGGTTGTGATGGACACGCCGGATGCTCTTCTGGTCTGTCCCAGAGAAAGCAGCCAGAAAGTAAAAGATGTTGTAAGCACATTGAAATCCAGAAGTGATGATCGAACACAACTGCACAGGACAGTCTACAGACCATGGGGCAGCTATACAATCCTGGAAGATTCAAATATCCACAAGATAAAGAACATCATGGTACTGCCAGAAAAAAAGCTAAGCCTTCAATTGCATCATCACAGAAGCGAACACTGGGTTGTGGTCAAAGGTATAGCCTGTGTTCAAATCAATCACGAGCAAGTTTACCTCAGGTCCGGAGAGAGTACTTTCATACGTGCAGGTGAGAAACACAGACTTTCCAATCCCGGAAAACTGCCACTGGAGATCATCGAAGTTCAGCTCGGTGAATATGTAGAAGAGGATGACATTGTCAGATTTGATGATGTGTATGGAAGGAATTGA
- the galU gene encoding UTP--glucose-1-phosphate uridylyltransferase GalU has product MNFNFKDGLILEVKKAVIPAAGLGTRFLPVTKSMPKEMLPIIDKPVIHYVVEEAISSGIDDILFITGRHKRSIEDYFDDSPELEMHLEHKGKNRMLEMVQDISSMADIHYIRQKEPRGLGDAILTAEKHVGNEPFAVLLGDDIIANCKPCTEQLIEKFQYLGKSILAVEEVPPEKTSSYGMIDGTPIDESLYSLNDIVEKPAPEDAPSNVGTIGRYIFTPEIFDCIKKTGKGFGGEIQLTDAIKLLNQNQQVYAYRFTGNRYDTGDKLGYVKAIIDFALKNEKMKNQISEYLIEIFVHTK; this is encoded by the coding sequence TTGAATTTCAATTTTAAGGATGGATTAATTCTGGAAGTTAAAAAAGCAGTCATACCGGCAGCAGGACTCGGTACCAGATTCCTGCCGGTCACAAAGTCAATGCCAAAGGAAATGCTTCCAATCATCGACAAGCCGGTGATACACTACGTAGTTGAGGAAGCCATTTCCTCAGGAATCGATGATATCTTATTCATTACCGGAAGACACAAACGCTCAATAGAGGACTATTTTGATGACTCCCCTGAACTTGAGATGCATCTTGAGCATAAGGGCAAGAACAGGATGCTTGAGATGGTGCAGGATATCTCATCAATGGCAGATATACACTACATTAGACAGAAAGAGCCAAGGGGACTTGGAGATGCAATACTTACAGCTGAAAAGCATGTCGGGAACGAACCCTTTGCAGTACTGCTTGGAGATGATATCATTGCCAACTGCAAACCATGTACAGAGCAGCTAATTGAAAAATTCCAGTACCTTGGCAAATCAATACTTGCAGTTGAAGAGGTGCCACCTGAAAAAACCAGCAGTTACGGAATGATCGATGGCACACCCATTGACGAATCACTCTATTCACTCAATGACATTGTGGAAAAACCGGCACCCGAAGATGCTCCATCCAATGTCGGAACAATCGGCAGATATATCTTTACACCAGAAATTTTTGATTGCATCAAAAAAACAGGCAAAGGATTCGGGGGAGAAATCCAGCTAACAGATGCCATCAAGCTCCTCAACCAGAATCAGCAGGTCTATGCATACAGATTTACCGGCAACAGATATGACACAGGGGATAAGCTTGGATACGTGAAGGCCATTATTGACTTTGCTTTGAAAAATGAGAAAATGAAAAATCAGATAAGTGAATATCTTATAGAAATATTTGTACATACTAAATAA
- the gmd gene encoding GDP-mannose 4,6-dehydratase — protein MTKTALITGITGQDGAYLAEFLLEKEYIVHGIKRRSSSFNTERIDHLYKDPHERNVNFFLHYGDMTDSTNLIRIIQDTQPDEIYNLAAQSHVQVSFETPEYTANSDALGTLRLLEAIRILGMENKTKFYQASTSELYGKVQEIPQTETTPFYPRSPYGAAKLYAYWITVNYREAYDMFACNGILFNHESPIRGETFVTRKISRAAARIKHGLQEKLYLGNLDAKRDWGHAKDYVEAMWLMLQQETAEDFVIATGYTHSVREFAELTFRELGIEIEWKGNGVDEKGIDINTGEVLIEIDPKYYRPTEVEILIGDATRAKEKLGWEPKVKFEELVKQMAKAEEDVIFGINNFRR, from the coding sequence ATGACAAAAACAGCCTTAATCACAGGAATCACTGGTCAGGACGGTGCATATCTTGCAGAGTTTCTACTGGAAAAAGAATACATAGTACATGGTATAAAGAGAAGATCATCTTCCTTCAATACCGAAAGAATCGATCACCTTTACAAAGATCCGCATGAAAGAAATGTGAATTTTTTCCTGCATTATGGTGATATGACAGATTCCACAAATCTGATCAGGATTATTCAGGATACGCAGCCAGACGAAATATACAACCTGGCAGCTCAGAGTCATGTGCAGGTATCCTTTGAAACTCCTGAATATACTGCCAATTCTGATGCACTGGGAACATTGCGTTTACTTGAAGCCATCAGGATACTTGGAATGGAAAACAAAACTAAATTCTATCAGGCATCTACCAGTGAGTTGTACGGAAAAGTTCAGGAAATACCTCAGACTGAAACAACCCCATTCTATCCAAGAAGCCCTTATGGAGCAGCTAAGCTCTATGCATACTGGATCACAGTAAACTATCGCGAAGCCTATGATATGTTTGCATGCAATGGGATACTTTTCAACCATGAATCACCCATCCGGGGAGAAACTTTTGTTACCAGAAAAATATCACGAGCTGCTGCAAGAATCAAGCACGGATTACAGGAAAAGCTATATCTTGGAAACCTTGATGCAAAAAGAGACTGGGGCCATGCAAAGGATTATGTAGAAGCCATGTGGTTAATGCTCCAGCAAGAAACAGCAGAAGATTTTGTGATAGCAACCGGATATACACATTCTGTAAGGGAATTTGCAGAACTCACATTCAGAGAACTTGGAATCGAAATTGAATGGAAGGGTAATGGAGTTGATGAAAAAGGAATTGACATCAATACAGGTGAAGTATTGATTGAGATTGATCCTAAGTATTACAGACCTACAGAAGTTGAGATTTTGATTGGTGATGCCACCAGGGCTAAAGAGAAGCTTGGATGGGAACCCAAAGTTAAATTTGAAGAACTTGTAAAGCAGATGGCAAAAGCAGAGGAAGATGTTATCTTTGGGATAAATAATTTCAGAAGGTGA
- the fcl gene encoding GDP-L-fucose synthase — translation MENNSKIYVAGHRGLVGSAIMRKLESKEYSNLIYRTHKELDLTDQKAVNDFFEQEKPDYVFLAAAKVGGILANSTYPAEFIYDNLMIETNVIHAAYKNNVKKLLFLGSSCIYPKHAPQPMKEEYLLTGELEPTNEAYAIAKIAGIKLCKYYNQQYGTNFISVMPTNLYGPNDNFDLKTSHVLPALIRKFHEAKINKEPEVVVWGTGKPRREFLHVDDMADACVYLMENFDAQEIGEFVNVGVGEDISISELAEIIKKIFGFEGEIVYNNSRPDGTPQKLLDVTRLNELGWNPKISLENGIKNTYRWYMDIKHD, via the coding sequence GTGGAAAATAATTCAAAAATATATGTTGCCGGCCATCGAGGTCTTGTAGGTTCGGCAATTATGAGAAAACTGGAATCAAAGGAGTATAGCAATCTAATCTATCGAACCCACAAAGAGCTGGACCTTACAGACCAGAAAGCAGTAAATGATTTTTTTGAACAGGAAAAGCCTGATTATGTGTTCCTTGCAGCCGCAAAGGTTGGAGGAATTCTTGCAAATAGCACCTATCCTGCAGAGTTCATCTATGACAATCTCATGATAGAGACCAATGTAATTCATGCTGCATACAAAAATAATGTCAAAAAACTCCTGTTCCTTGGCTCATCCTGTATCTATCCAAAGCATGCCCCACAGCCAATGAAAGAAGAATATCTTCTTACAGGCGAGCTTGAACCCACAAACGAAGCCTATGCAATTGCAAAGATCGCAGGAATCAAGCTCTGCAAATACTATAACCAGCAGTACGGTACAAACTTCATATCTGTGATGCCAACAAACCTTTACGGTCCCAATGATAATTTTGATCTTAAAACTTCACATGTACTGCCTGCCCTGATTCGAAAATTCCATGAAGCAAAGATAAACAAAGAACCAGAAGTAGTTGTATGGGGAACAGGTAAACCAAGAAGGGAATTTCTGCATGTTGACGATATGGCTGATGCATGCGTATATCTCATGGAGAATTTCGATGCACAGGAAATTGGAGAATTTGTGAATGTTGGAGTTGGAGAGGATATTTCAATTAGTGAGCTGGCCGAGATAATAAAAAAGATTTTTGGATTTGAAGGTGAAATTGTTTATAACAACTCGAGGCCTGATGGTACACCACAGAAACTGCTGGATGTTACTAGGTTGAATGAGCTGGGGTGGAACCCAAAGATCAGTCTTGAAAATGGAATAAAAAACACATATCGGTGGTATATGGATATAAAACATGACTAA
- a CDS encoding NAD-dependent epimerase/dehydratase family protein, which yields MKKQILVTGGAGFIGSHLCEKLLQNGHEVICVDNFFTGKKEILLI from the coding sequence ATGAAAAAACAAATACTTGTTACAGGTGGAGCAGGTTTTATTGGATCACACTTATGTGAAAAGCTTCTTCAAAATGGACATGAGGTTATTTGTGTAGATAATTTTTTCACCGGAAAAAAAGAAATATTACTCATTTAA
- a CDS encoding UDP-glucuronic acid decarboxylase family protein, with protein MDNHYFEVLRHDINDPISVEVDEIYNLACPASPIYYQRDPVQTTKTSVMGAINVLDLAKRLDVKILQASTSEVYGDPELHPQPETYRGNVNPVGPRACYDEGKRCAETLFFDYKRQYDLDIKIIRIFNTYGPKMHPKDGRVVSNFIVQALNDDDITIYGNGTQTRCFCYVDDLVDGIINMMNKPRDFNGPVNLGNPEEYRILDLASKIMQLTNSNSELVYKPLPEDDPVKRKPDIDLAKKELGWEPKVSLEEGLKKTISYFKELLPGK; from the coding sequence ATGGATAATCATTATTTTGAAGTTCTTCGTCATGATATCAATGATCCAATTTCAGTAGAAGTTGATGAAATATATAATCTTGCATGTCCTGCAAGCCCGATCTATTACCAAAGAGATCCTGTGCAGACCACAAAAACATCTGTCATGGGTGCCATTAATGTACTGGATCTGGCAAAAAGGTTAGATGTGAAAATCTTACAAGCTTCTACTTCTGAAGTTTACGGTGACCCAGAGCTTCATCCTCAACCTGAAACTTATCGGGGAAATGTGAACCCTGTAGGACCCAGAGCCTGCTATGATGAGGGAAAAAGATGTGCTGAAACTTTATTTTTTGACTACAAACGTCAATATGATTTAGACATTAAGATAATAAGAATATTTAATACGTATGGACCTAAAATGCATCCAAAAGATGGAAGAGTAGTAAGTAATTTTATAGTTCAGGCTCTTAATGACGATGACATTACAATTTACGGAAACGGAACACAAACACGATGCTTTTGTTATGTGGATGATTTAGTTGATGGAATAATTAATATGATGAATAAACCCAGAGACTTTAATGGTCCTGTTAATCTTGGCAATCCTGAAGAATACAGAATTTTAGATCTTGCCAGCAAAATAATGCAATTGACAAATTCTAACAGTGAACTGGTCTATAAACCATTACCTGAAGATGATCCTGTGAAACGCAAACCTGACATTGACCTAGCTAAAAAGGAATTAGGTTGGGAACCAAAAGTATCATTAGAAGAAGGCCTGAAGAAGACTATTTCCTATTTTAAAGAGTTACTACCGGGTAAGTGA
- a CDS encoding glycosyltransferase family 61 protein translates to MAFFVIEQTIIGGRNRKTVTYTFIKKFKNLINRHRPSPYRPKGIIYSIEKWFENGLQPQMKGSWIKIIVPENKIYREKAKNIYGRLDPPLDKWHGYHSYPAAYLCLLKNANVVNENGVVISYDNKVYSDFTYQIGKPIEKNDVFISYIRKPEYIEGCFATIASSESSGYFHWMLECLPRIKLIEDYIDDIDFLIVPDGLKKFHIETLDLLGFPEEKLYRIKNSMNIQCENLFVPSLPIRDALMSTWVCEFLRESFIPENAADPHRLIYISRKDALYRKIENEEEVEGYLKEKGFEILQMSKLPFTEQVRACAEAKIVIGPHGAGLTNIVFCRNAKILELFSPSYLGGFSILANHGKNEYWYLVGDDIPGNSPPSWKNFRIDIKELDLTLNSMLKE, encoded by the coding sequence ATGGCATTCTTTGTCATAGAACAAACAATCATCGGCGGTAGAAATCGAAAAACTGTAACATATACCTTCATTAAGAAATTTAAAAACCTTATTAATCGTCACCGACCATCTCCTTATCGGCCAAAGGGAATAATATATTCAATCGAAAAATGGTTTGAAAATGGTCTCCAGCCGCAAATGAAGGGGAGCTGGATAAAAATAATAGTTCCTGAAAATAAAATATACAGGGAAAAGGCAAAGAACATATATGGAAGGTTAGATCCTCCTCTTGACAAATGGCATGGATATCATTCATACCCAGCAGCTTATCTGTGCTTGCTCAAAAATGCGAATGTTGTCAATGAGAATGGGGTGGTAATATCTTATGATAATAAAGTATATTCTGATTTTACCTATCAGATAGGTAAACCAATAGAAAAAAATGATGTCTTCATATCCTATATTAGAAAACCTGAATATATTGAAGGTTGCTTTGCAACCATAGCATCTTCTGAAAGTTCAGGTTATTTCCACTGGATGTTAGAATGTTTGCCTCGAATAAAATTAATCGAGGACTATATTGATGATATTGATTTTTTGATAGTTCCTGATGGCTTGAAAAAGTTCCATATTGAAACACTTGATCTTCTGGGATTCCCGGAAGAAAAACTATATCGCATCAAGAATAGTATGAACATTCAATGCGAAAATCTCTTTGTACCCTCATTGCCAATAAGGGATGCACTTATGTCAACGTGGGTCTGCGAATTTCTGAGAGAATCCTTTATTCCAGAAAATGCAGCGGATCCGCATCGTCTGATATATATTTCCAGAAAAGATGCTCTTTACCGAAAAATAGAAAATGAAGAAGAGGTTGAAGGTTACCTTAAAGAAAAAGGATTCGAAATACTCCAGATGTCAAAGCTTCCTTTTACTGAACAGGTAAGGGCCTGTGCGGAGGCTAAGATTGTGATTGGACCTCACGGGGCTGGACTGACAAACATAGTATTCTGCAGAAATGCTAAAATCCTTGAGCTTTTTTCTCCTTCTTACCTTGGAGGGTTTTCCATACTCGCTAACCATGGAAAAAATGAATATTGGTATCTTGTAGGCGATGATATTCCTGGTAATTCACCTCCCTCATGGAAAAATTTCAGGATTGACATCAAAGAGCTGGATTTAACATTAAATAGTATGCTAAAAGAATGA
- a CDS encoding FkbM family methyltransferase — MIIKDKSLKYNIAKKLYHLSVKIDNSNNSNFETNGEKKFIKNLFDDLKNKDSLILIDVGGNIGDYTQMLFENAIKLNGTFQIHVFEPTKYCYSMLSKRFRDKRVYLNNTACSNIDRSAKIYYDSVGSGLASMHNRNLKAIGNELKIKETIKTQRLDDYIKKCNICHIDFIKVDVEGHEKAVFEGMGDFLNPDFVDYVQFEYGGANLDSMTSLMNLYELFEFKGFVLAKIMPKGLQVRNYEPFLENFEYSNYVAISKKVIKV, encoded by the coding sequence ATGATAATAAAAGATAAATCTCTGAAATATAATATTGCAAAGAAACTTTATCATTTATCGGTTAAAATTGATAACTCAAATAATAGCAACTTTGAAACAAATGGTGAGAAAAAATTTATAAAAAATCTTTTTGATGATTTGAAGAATAAAGATTCGTTGATTCTTATAGATGTTGGTGGAAATATTGGCGATTACACACAAATGTTATTTGAAAACGCAATTAAATTAAATGGAACCTTCCAAATACATGTTTTTGAGCCTACTAAATATTGTTATTCCATGCTATCAAAAAGATTTCGAGATAAAAGAGTATACTTAAATAACACTGCATGTTCAAACATAGATAGATCTGCAAAAATATATTATGATTCTGTAGGGAGTGGTTTGGCATCAATGCACAATCGGAATTTGAAAGCAATCGGAAATGAACTTAAAATAAAAGAAACGATAAAAACCCAGAGATTAGATGATTACATAAAAAAGTGTAATATTTGTCATATTGACTTCATTAAAGTGGATGTTGAAGGACATGAGAAAGCTGTATTTGAAGGAATGGGAGATTTTTTGAATCCTGATTTTGTTGATTATGTTCAATTTGAGTATGGAGGAGCAAATCTTGACAGTATGACTTCGCTTATGAACCTTTATGAGCTTTTTGAGTTTAAAGGATTTGTATTAGCAAAAATAATGCCTAAAGGACTTCAAGTAAGAAATTACGAGCCTTTTTTGGAGAACTTTGAATACTCAAATTATGTAGCAATATCTAAAAAAGTGATTAAAGTATGA
- a CDS encoding glycosyltransferase family protein: MHKTGIALFVYNRPEHCRKVLEFLKKNNIDKLYIFSDGPKKNSNIKKIKLVREIINSIDWCDAEIIEHKNNKGLANSIVDGVNYVLSKHDRIIVLEDDCVPSEDFVHFMNTCFDKYENDEQIMNVSGYAPPIKIPADYPYDIYFSYRSSSWGWGTWRRAWKYYNRSPLILQEVDNSTDLKKKVDRAGKDLYPMLKAQIEGKLDSWAVFWSINIIKNEGLCINPVESRIMNIGHDGTGVHCHKDNRYEVYLNKNKHKKIVFPASNRPDERIIEEYHKFISNPFLAKILRFCRNKINKFI; encoded by the coding sequence ATGCATAAAACAGGAATAGCATTATTCGTCTACAATAGGCCAGAACATTGTAGGAAAGTGCTTGAATTTCTAAAAAAAAATAACATTGATAAATTATACATATTTTCAGATGGTCCGAAAAAAAATTCGAACATTAAAAAAATTAAACTTGTTAGAGAGATAATCAATTCAATTGATTGGTGTGATGCCGAAATAATAGAACACAAGAATAACAAAGGACTAGCAAATTCAATTGTCGATGGCGTAAATTATGTATTGAGCAAACATGATAGAATCATAGTACTTGAAGATGATTGTGTACCATCTGAAGACTTTGTCCATTTTATGAATACGTGTTTTGATAAATATGAAAACGATGAACAGATTATGAATGTATCTGGATATGCTCCACCTATTAAAATACCAGCTGATTATCCATACGATATCTATTTTTCTTATCGTTCTTCCTCTTGGGGTTGGGGTACTTGGAGAAGAGCATGGAAGTATTATAATCGTAGTCCTCTAATTCTTCAAGAAGTTGATAACTCAACAGATTTGAAAAAAAAGGTTGATAGGGCTGGAAAAGATCTTTATCCAATGTTAAAAGCCCAAATTGAAGGAAAATTAGATTCATGGGCTGTTTTTTGGTCTATAAATATAATTAAAAATGAGGGATTGTGTATTAATCCAGTGGAATCTAGAATAATGAATATAGGACATGATGGAACCGGAGTTCATTGCCACAAAGATAATAGATACGAAGTTTATCTGAATAAAAATAAACATAAAAAAATAGTCTTCCCAGCTAGTAATAGGCCTGATGAACGTATAATTGAGGAGTATCATAAATTTATTTCTAATCCTTTTTTAGCAAAAATTTTAAGATTTTGTCGAAATAAAATAAATAAATTCATATAA